TGGTAGAAGACGGCAAGAAGAAGATCAAGCGAGGCGAGCACTCGGGCCGCATCGACAGCGTGGACACGGCGTTGCTGGAGACACTGCTCGGCGCGGGACGCACCCCGGTCACCGGTCCGCCGATGCTCGGCGACGACGGGAGCGCGGCGTCGGAGACGCCGCTGGATGACGGCGGCGTCGCCGCCGGAACGCCCGTCAACACTGACGCCGACCGCGCCGCGGCCGCGGTGGCGGGTGCGCTCGGCGCGACGCTCGTCCTGCTGACCGACGTCGAAGGCGTCTACGCCGACCCCGACGATCCGGCGACGCTCATCTCACGGGTGGAGACGCCCGCGGAGTGGGCGGCGCTCGAAGCGGCCGCCGAAGGCTTCATGACGAAGAAAGTCATGGCGGCGAAGGAAGCGCTCGACGGCGGCGCATCGGCGGTAATCGTCGCGAGCGCGAACGCCGACGCGCCCGTCACGTCGGCGGTCGACGGGGGCGGCACACACGTCCAGCGGAGCGCCGTTGCGGACGAGGATCAGACAGCCGAACGGGAGACAGCAGAACAATGAGTGGCTTCGTCT
This Salinigranum marinum DNA region includes the following protein-coding sequences:
- a CDS encoding acetylglutamate/acetylaminoadipate kinase gives rise to the protein MTTVVKIGGARAVDPEGALADIAALVEAGEDVVVVHGGSTKVDETLERMGIEPTYVETPAGVTGRFTDAETMEVFTMAMSQVNTDLVAGLRNQGVDALGLSGVDGGLLTGTRKSAVRVVEDGKKKIKRGEHSGRIDSVDTALLETLLGAGRTPVTGPPMLGDDGSAASETPLDDGGVAAGTPVNTDADRAAAAVAGALGATLVLLTDVEGVYADPDDPATLISRVETPAEWAALEAAAEGFMTKKVMAAKEALDGGASAVIVASANADAPVTSAVDGGGTHVQRSAVADEDQTAERETAEQ